In Actinobacillus equuli, the genomic stretch GTACTGCTTGGCGGTAAAGCACACGGTCTGCTTGCGCACGAGTTGCACGCACGGCTGGTCCTTTTGAACTATTTAAAGTACGAAATTGGATCCCTGCTTGGTCGGTCGCAATTGCCATTAAACCGCCCATAGCATCGATCTCTTTTACTAAATGGCCTTTACCGATACCACCGATAGCTGGGTTACAAGACATTTGTCCTAAAGTATCTACATTATGTGTTAGAAGCAGGGTTTTTAATCCCATACGGGCCGGAGCGAGAGCCGCTTCGGTCCCAGCGTGGCCACCACCAACCACAATTACATCGTAAATTTCACGATAAATCATATTCTTTGCCTTTGCTGTTTTATATTCTGTTTTGCCTAAATAAAAAGATCGCTATTCTACCTTAAAATACATCGATCTGGAAAATGCATTTTTCGGATCCCAAAGTGGATCTTAGATAACGATCAGTGGATCGCTAGTAATAATATAGATCTCTATATAAAGATCTTTATTATTGTTATTATTAGGGATTAGAATAGTTGAGGATAACTCAATTTTTTAGAATATAATCATAAAGTTATGTTAGATCTTTTTGTGTAAAGATCTTGAATGTTGTTCTGATCTTAGCTGTGGATAAAATACATAGTTATCCACAATGCAGCAAGATTTAAAAGTTATTCAAGAATAGATCTCAAGTTTTAAAGAAGAAAATAAAGAGTTATCCACAGGTGAAAATAATTTATGTACCTGAAAGTTTGTTTAAAAAGTGCACCTATCTGTACACAAAAATGGAGTGAATAGAATGCAAACGACTCACTATCAAGCTGTTTTTAGCGATATTGACGGCACATTACTCAATGATCAACATCAAATAACCCCCAAAACGATAGCGGCTATTCAGCGGATAACGCAACAGGGAATTCCTTTTATTCCCGTTTCCGCCCGCCCGCCTTTGGCGATAACGCCTTATACCGAACTGCTCAAAACACATCAAGCAATCATCTGTTATAGCGGAGCGTTAATTTTAGATCGTGATCTAACTCCTCTTTATAGTGTATCCATCAATGAAACGGATCTTATTCAATTAGATCTGCAACTACAAAGTTTTCAACATTTATCTATTAATTATTATGCCAATACTTCATGGTTTAGTAATGACTTAGCTAATGCGTGGACACAACAAGAAGCGGAGATTACAGGCTTACAAGCGGTTAAAAAAGTAGAAAAACTTACCAATGTACATAAGATCTTGGTTATGGGGGAGGCAGATGAAATTTTGCGTTTAGAAGCGTTATTAAAGCGGTTGTTTCCACAACTTTCCATTCATCGTTCGAAAGCAGAATATTTAGAGATCATGAATCGTAATGCAACAAAATCAGCGGCGATCCGTTTTATGCAAAAACGTTTAGGGATCGCAACGGAACATATAGTTGCCTTTGGTGATAATTTTAATGATCTTGATATGTTGCAATATGTTGGTTTCAGCGTGGCAATGGCGAATGCGCCGGATGAGATTAAAGCCGCAGCAAGCTATGTGACAGCCTCGAATAATGAGGACGGTATTGCTTTAGTGTTAGATAAGCTATTTTCATAAAGAACGAGCGGTCGCCTTTTTGCAAAAAATTGCAAAAATATGACCGCTTGTTAATTATTGGCTATTTTGTTTGACGAAATTGAGTAATGTGTCTATTTCGTGTTTTGCTTGCTCGGAAAGCACTTTATTGTCGTTTAACATTTGTGTGCCGCGCAAGCGGATAAATTCTAAATAATCTTTATTTTGGGTTTGTTCATATTGCTGTTTTGCCGCATACATCTCAGCAAAATATTTACGGGTTTGGCTAATCAACATTTTCTGACCAAACATTACAATAATAGCCAATGCAAGTGCAATCACCGAGCCGTAGCCGTCAGTCGGGTAATATAAAACACCGGCAATAATAAATAAGGCGGTAACTAACATCGAACTGTTTTTGATGTACTGTTGTTCTGGCGCTTTTAACGCTTTTTTTAAATCCATTGCAAAATTTCCTGTAAATTGACCGCTTGTATTATAAAAAAATCCCCCCTCTAGGATAAAGAGGGGGGTGAATGATTTGTATGGGTAGATTAAGCTAAGATACCTAACCAATAACCTAAAATCCCCACGCCGAATAAGCCGAAGATAATGTACATCGCATTCACTTTCTTACGTAATAACCACATACATAAGAAGGTTAGCAATAATGCCGCTAAACCCGGTAATAAGTCGTTAAGCACGCTTTGCACAGTAGTAACCACTTCTTCGCCCATTGCATTTTTATAACGAGAAAGCTCAAACGGTATATTGATACTGGTCCACTTCGACACCAAGGAACCCATCACAAATAAACCGAGAATAGAAGCGCCTTGCGTTACTTTTTGCAGACGACCGCCACCCATATCCGAAACGATTTCCGTCCCTTTTTGATAGCCGTATTTAAAGCCGTACCAACGGGTAAGCGCACGGCAAAGGTTAATGCCGATAAAGAATAATAATGGGCCTAATAGGCTACCGCTAATCGCTAAACCAGCGCCCAGTGCGGCTAATACCGGACGTAATGTCCCCCAGAAAATCGGGTCGCCGACACCGGCAAGCGGCCCCATTAAACCGACTTTTACCCCGCTAATTGCCGCATCATCAATATCTGCACCGTTCGCACGCTCTTGTTCCATTGCTGCGGTTACACCCATAATTGCCGAACCGACCCATGGTTGTGTATTGAAAAACTCTAAATGGCGTTTTAATGCTGCCGCTTGGTCTTCTTTGCGGCTGTAAAGACGTTTAATCGTTGGGATCATCGATACGCAGAAGCCCATTGATTGCATACGTTCAAAGTTAAATGAACCTAAGAGGAAAGTTGAACGCCAATAAGTCGCACGAATATCTGCACTGGTAAGTTGTTTTTTCTCTGACATAATTTGCTCCTTATAGACCTTCTAACTCGTTATCCGCTAATTTTTTAGTGGTGCGAGGCGCATTTACCGATTGGTTGAATTGTGGGTTTAATTGGATGTAAAGCATTGCTAAACACGCACCTAAGAAACCAAGACCGACTAAGTTGTAGTTTGAGAATGATGCAATTACAAATCCCATAAAGAAGAACGGCATTAACGCACCGGCACGCATCATATTGATAACCATCGCATAACCTACCACCACGATAAAGCCACCGGCGATTTGTAAACCGCGAGTTACCACTTCCGGAATTGCATTTAATGCTTCGGTTACTGTATCGGTGCCTGCTACAAGCGCCACGAAGAAAGTTGGAATCGCAACACGTAACGCTTGTAAAGAAAGACCGGCAAAATGACAGAACTCAATACCACGGAAGTTTGCTTGTTCGGCAAATTTATCCGCTTTATGTTGTAAAAAGATGGTTAGGGTACGCACGAAGATGGTTAATACCTGACCTGCCGCAGCCACCGGAATGGCGATAGCGATTGCCGTACCTTTATCTTGTCCGCCTTTGATTACTAAGATTGCTGCAATCACAGACGCTAATGCTGCATCCGGCGCCATTGCCGCACCAACGTTCATCCAGCCTAACGCCAACATTTCAAGCGTACCGCCAACAATAATACCGGTTTGTAAGTCGCCTAACACCCAGCCGATTAAGGTACAAGCCACAAGCGGGCGGTGAGTTTGGCGTTCATCAAGTACGGAACCCATACCGCAGATTGCAGCGACTAAGGTTACTAAAATAATTTCAATACTAGTCATAATAAAATCCTTAATTAGAATTTGATTGCATCAAGACGTGCTTTATCAAGCGGTTCTTTTTTGTTTGCCGCCACTTGTTGTAACGACATATCTACGCCTAACTCGAGGAGTTTGTAGAATGCGGCTAAATCGGTTTGGTTAATTGCCACCGCTTGAGAGATAAGTTTGTCGCCTTCACGGAAAGTCATACCGCCGACATTGACATTTTTAATGTTTACGCCGCCTTCAATTAAGCGAACGATATCTGACGGGTTGGTGACCAACCAAATAATGTTTTTACCGGCGTATTTAGGGTTATGCCAGACTTTGATCGCTTTATCGACTGTAATCACATAGCCTTTTAAGTGTTCCGGTACGATTTGTAGCAATAATTCACGGCGAATATCATCATTTGCCACTTCATCACTGATCGCAAAAATTGCTTCGCATTTCACGGTTTTCGCCCAAGATGTCATCACTTGACCGTGAATTAAACGGCTGTCGATACGCATTAATGAAATATTCATACGTCCGTTCGGATCGAAATTGGCAGGAAGAGATGAGGATTCTTCGGAAGAGGCTTCCTCTGATGGAATAGGAGATGTTGGTTGTGAAGTATGGAACGTTTTAACGCTTAAGTGCCCGATTTCTTTTGCCGTTGCAGCAAGTTCGGTTGCCGTTTTTGCATCGGCTGAAGCATCCATAACTTCAAGTAGCATTGGTAGGTTCGTACCGGTCACGATATCGTCTTGCGGACGTTTTGCGACAATTCTGGCTGCCGCATTGTACGGACTACCGCCAAATAAATCGACCAAGAATAGCACGCTGTCTGTCGGCTGAAGCGTTGCAATAATCGCTTCATATTTTTCGACTAGCGTATCTTGACCTTCTCCCGGCACAAAGATAACCGGATGAACATTATCCGTTTCTCCATATACCATTTGTGCGGAATTGACCAACTCAAGGGCTAATTTTCCATGAGCGGCGATGATCAAATGCACCATTTTTCACCTCTGTGTTTGTGTTCATTTATTAATTTGCTAAACCGCTTTAGCGGTGTGGTGAGAATATGAAAACGTTTGCTTTTTTGCAAACAGAGAATGACAAATATGAGATCTAGATCAGTTTTTTATAAAAAAAAGCCCTTTGTTAGCAACAAAGGGCTTGTGATTTTTTAAAGCAAAATACTACCGATTAGAGCAATGATAAAACCGACTACACCAATTGAGGTTTCTAATGCCGTCCACGTTTTTAAAGTGGTTTTGGTATCCATTTCTAAAAAACGGCTCATTAACCAGAAACCGGAATCATTCACGTGAGAAAGAACTGTCGCACCGGAAGCAATTGCAATCACAATAAAGCAAAGATCAAATTGGCTTAAATCGGTTGAGGCAGCAACACTCGGTGCGATTAATGCCGCTGCGGTAGTTAATGCAACGGTTGCCGAACCTTGTGCGACTCGCATCGCCACCGCAATAATAAATGCCGCCACAATAATCGGCATACCGGTATCCGAAAGCATTGAAGATAATACATCGCCGATACCGCTGGCACGTAATACACCGCCAAACATACCGCCCGCACCGGTTACCAAAATAATCGAACAAATAGGGCCTAACGCATTGTTACATAAACTTTCGATTTGTTCATAACTACGCTCACCACGTAATAACATAATCGCCAGTAATAAAGTGATTAATAACGCCACCGGTGTTTTACCGATTAAACGTAAGCTTTGTACCCAAAGTTCGGAACCGTCAATCACTTTCGCCACACTTAACGTATTTAAACCGGTATCAAATAAAATTAAGAAGATCGGTAATACTAAGATAAATAACACTCGACCGAATGACGGTGGTGTTTGTACCGAGGTTTCACTGATTGCCGCCGCATTTAAAAATGCTTTCGGTAATTCTACGTGAATACGTTTACTGATAAACATACTGAAGAGGTAAGTACCGATATACCAAGTAGGAATGGCACAGATTAAACCGATGATTACCATCAATCCCATATTTACCCCAAGTAAATCACCCGAAGCGACCGGACCCGGATGTGGCGGTAGAAAAGCGTGCATTACCGCAAACGCACCGGCAACCGGAAAGGCATAACGTAATACCGAACCGCCGAATTGTTTTGCTACGCTAAATACAATCGGTAACATCACCACCAGACCGGCATCGAAGAAAATCGGGAAACCGAAGAGTAATGCCGCCACACCTAATGCGAATGGTGCTTTTTGTTCGCCGAATTTATTGATCAGCGTATCAGCTAATACTTTTGCTCCACCGGTAATTTCCAATAAACGACCAATCATCGCCCCTAAACCGACTAATAAGGCAACTGACGCCAATGTATTGCCAAAGCCGCTAAGTAAAGTCGGCAGAATTTTATCCACCGGAATACCTGCGGCCAGTGCAGTTAATAAACTAACAATCAGCAATGCGACAAACGCATGTACTTTGAATTTTATGATCAATACCAATAGCGCGATGATCGCTACTGCCATAATGAAAATTAACATAAGAACCTCGAACAGAAGTATTAAATTGTTACTGGTAACATAAATTTAATCGTTTGCGATGTAAATAGATTGTTAGAATTAATTTTAAATTTGAGATATATGTCACAAAATTAAATGTTACCTGTAACATTGAATGAAAAAATCTGTTATGTTGGAAGGAAATAGGAGGGAGCTCAAATGAAATCTGGTCAAAGTTTTATTTTAATGGGTGTATCAAGTACCGGTAAAACCACAATAGGCAGTGAAGTGGCGCGCCGTTTAGGCATTAAATTGATTGATGGCGATGATCTGCACCCGAGAGCGAATATCCTCAAAATGAGTCAAGGGCAACCGCTAAATGATCAAGATCGTTTTCCATGGTTGGAACGGATTAATGATG encodes the following:
- a CDS encoding Cof-type HAD-IIB family hydrolase — translated: MQTTHYQAVFSDIDGTLLNDQHQITPKTIAAIQRITQQGIPFIPVSARPPLAITPYTELLKTHQAIICYSGALILDRDLTPLYSVSINETDLIQLDLQLQSFQHLSINYYANTSWFSNDLANAWTQQEAEITGLQAVKKVEKLTNVHKILVMGEADEILRLEALLKRLFPQLSIHRSKAEYLEIMNRNATKSAAIRFMQKRLGIATEHIVAFGDNFNDLDMLQYVGFSVAMANAPDEIKAAASYVTASNNEDGIALVLDKLFS
- the manZ gene encoding PTS mannose transporter subunit IID, coding for MSEKKQLTSADIRATYWRSTFLLGSFNFERMQSMGFCVSMIPTIKRLYSRKEDQAAALKRHLEFFNTQPWVGSAIMGVTAAMEQERANGADIDDAAISGVKVGLMGPLAGVGDPIFWGTLRPVLAALGAGLAISGSLLGPLLFFIGINLCRALTRWYGFKYGYQKGTEIVSDMGGGRLQKVTQGASILGLFVMGSLVSKWTSINIPFELSRYKNAMGEEVVTTVQSVLNDLLPGLAALLLTFLCMWLLRKKVNAMYIIFGLFGVGILGYWLGILA
- a CDS encoding PTS mannose/fructose/sorbose transporter subunit IIC; this translates as MTSIEIILVTLVAAICGMGSVLDERQTHRPLVACTLIGWVLGDLQTGIIVGGTLEMLALGWMNVGAAMAPDAALASVIAAILVIKGGQDKGTAIAIAIPVAAAGQVLTIFVRTLTIFLQHKADKFAEQANFRGIEFCHFAGLSLQALRVAIPTFFVALVAGTDTVTEALNAIPEVVTRGLQIAGGFIVVVGYAMVINMMRAGALMPFFFMGFVIASFSNYNLVGLGFLGACLAMLYIQLNPQFNQSVNAPRTTKKLADNELEGL
- a CDS encoding mannose/fructose/sorbose PTS transporter subunit IIA: MVHLIIAAHGKLALELVNSAQMVYGETDNVHPVIFVPGEGQDTLVEKYEAIIATLQPTDSVLFLVDLFGGSPYNAAARIVAKRPQDDIVTGTNLPMLLEVMDASADAKTATELAATAKEIGHLSVKTFHTSQPTSPIPSEEASSEESSSLPANFDPNGRMNISLMRIDSRLIHGQVMTSWAKTVKCEAIFAISDEVANDDIRRELLLQIVPEHLKGYVITVDKAIKVWHNPKYAGKNIIWLVTNPSDIVRLIEGGVNIKNVNVGGMTFREGDKLISQAVAINQTDLAAFYKLLELGVDMSLQQVAANKKEPLDKARLDAIKF
- a CDS encoding GntP family permease translates to MLIFIMAVAIIALLVLIIKFKVHAFVALLIVSLLTALAAGIPVDKILPTLLSGFGNTLASVALLVGLGAMIGRLLEITGGAKVLADTLINKFGEQKAPFALGVAALLFGFPIFFDAGLVVMLPIVFSVAKQFGGSVLRYAFPVAGAFAVMHAFLPPHPGPVASGDLLGVNMGLMVIIGLICAIPTWYIGTYLFSMFISKRIHVELPKAFLNAAAISETSVQTPPSFGRVLFILVLPIFLILFDTGLNTLSVAKVIDGSELWVQSLRLIGKTPVALLITLLLAIMLLRGERSYEQIESLCNNALGPICSIILVTGAGGMFGGVLRASGIGDVLSSMLSDTGMPIIVAAFIIAVAMRVAQGSATVALTTAAALIAPSVAASTDLSQFDLCFIVIAIASGATVLSHVNDSGFWLMSRFLEMDTKTTLKTWTALETSIGVVGFIIALIGSILL